CATCGCCGAACTGTCGAAGCTCTTCACTCTCGCAGCCGGCGATATCATCATGACCGGCACGCCCGCCGGCGTCGGCGCGGTGGCCAGGGGCGATCGCATCAATTGCGGTATCGACGGCGTCGCCACGCTATCGGTCGAGGTCGTCTGAGGAGGAAGCCATGCCCGTCTACGCGCTTGGCGGATCGACGCCGAAACTGCCCGCAGCCGGCCTCTATTGGATCGCACCGGATGCCAACATCATCGGCCAGATCGAACTCGGCGAGAATGTCGGCATCTGGTTCGGCGCCGTGCTACGCGGCGACAACGAGCCGATCACCGTCGGCAAAGGCACGAACATCCAGGAAGGCGTGATGGCCCATACGGACATCGGCTTCCCGCTGACAACAGGCAAAGGCTGCACCATCGGCCACCACGCCATCCTCCACGGCTGCACCATCGGCAACAACACGCTGATCGGCATGGGCGCCACCATCCTGAATGGTGCGAAGATCGGCAACAACTGCCTCGTCGGCGCCAATGCGCTGGTCACCGAAGGCAAGGAATTCCCCGACAACTCCCTGATCGTCGGCGCACCTGCCCGCGCAGTGCGCGTGCTCGACGAGGCGGCAATCGAGGCCATCCGTCGCTCGGCAGAAAACTACGTCGCCAACTGGCAACGCTTCGCCCGCGATCTCAAACAGATCGGGTGATTGGGTACCTCGGCGGCAGGTGACCAGCCCCGTCCTTCGAGGCCCCTGCGGGGCACCTCAGGATGAGGCTGGAGAGAGGGCCGCGGGTGAGAGAAGGTTATGTGCGTCAAGTTCAGCAAAAAGGGCGGTCATGAGACTGGTCATGCGGCATTGCGGAGAGCGAGTTTCTTATGCTCTCTGAGATCGTCCATGTTGATGTATCGATTGGCCTCCATCCAGTTTTCGTGGGTTTCGACGGCAAGCGCCCTGACCAGGCGCAGGCAGCTTTCGGTGTTGGGAAAGATGCGCACGACGTAGGTTCTACGACGGATTTCCTCGTTGAGGCGCTCGAGCATGTTGGTGCTCTTGAGATGCTTGTGGTGAGTGCGCGGTAGCCGGAAGAAAGTGAGCGTCTGCTCGATGGCTTCCTCGACCCAGCCGGTCAGCCGTGGATATTTTCCCGACCATTTGCCAAGCCAGGCGGAAAGATCGGTTTTCGCCTCGGCGAGATCGCGCCGGTCGTAGATCCATCGCAGTTCCTGCAGGCAATCGTCGCCGTGCTTGCGTGGCAGATGGTCGAGCGCATTGCGCAGGAAGTGCACATAGCAGCGCTGCCAGGCGGCTTCCGGAATGACTTCGCCGATCGCCGCGACGAGGCCGGCATGATCGTCGGAGACGACGAACTCGACACCCTTGAGGCCGCGGGCTTTCAATCCCAACAGGAAGTCCTTCCAGGCCGAGCGGCTCTCGCGGCCGGCCATCTCGACGGACAGGATTTGCCGCCGGCCGTCCCAGTCGATGCCGACGGCGATCAGCACCGCCTGGCTCCTGACGACGCCGCCCTCTCTGACCTTCTCATAACGGGCATCGAGGATGAGATAGGGAAAGGGCTCTTGAAGCGGGCGGCAGGCAAAGGCCTTTAGGCTTTCATCGAGCCGCTTGTTGATCGCCGAGATCGATGAGGCCGAGAACGCATGCCCGCACAGTTCTTCGGTGATCGCCTTGACCTTGCGCGTCGACACCCCCTGCACATACATCTCGGCCAGCGTGGCGACCAGCGCCCGCTCCGAGCGCTGGTAGCGTTCGAACAGCTCGGTGGAGAAGTGTCCCGAGCGGTCCTGCGGCACCCTGAGTTCCAACTTGCCCACCCGCGTTATCAGCGTGCGGCCGTAATGGCCGGAGCGGTAGCCGAGCCGCTCGGGCGTGCGTTCGCCTTTCGCGGCTCCCAAAGCCTCGTCCATCTCGGCTTCAAGGACCTCCTGCATCACCGCGCGCAGCACCTCGTGCAGCCCATCGGGGTTCGAAAGCAGAATGTCTTTGACGGTAGCAACAGCAGTCTTATCTTCTGTCTTGGTCATGGTGGCGTTCCTTCCAGGGAATCAGGTGACGTTGAACATCACCAGCCTGCCATGACCGCCCCTCTCAGTGAATTTGCAGAACCTTCCGCACACTACCTGAGAGAAGGACGACGGATGACGGTCGCGAATTCATCAGCCTGCCAGACACCCATCAGCCTCCCAACCACACGGCACACCGATCAGCCCTCATCTGAGGTGCGCAGGCCAAAGGCCGGAGCCTCGAAGGACGGGGGCGGGTGGTCAGGCGCCCTCTCCGCCCGCCTCCGCCGCTCACCACACCCCCGGAATCCAGCGCCACCGCACACGCTCCATGTACTCCGCATAGCCTTCGAGGCCCTTGCGCAGTTCGGCCTCCTCGCCGAGCGTGCGGCCGAAGAGGACGACGACGAGCAGGCCGGCGGGGATCAGCGCGTAGAGCGATCCGAGCGACAGCGCCATGCCGGCGCTGAGCACGATGGCGGTTGCGTATCCGGGATGGCGGATTACGGCGTAGGGTCCGGTGTCGATCACCTTGTGGTCGCGGTCGGCCGTAATGCGCACCGTCGGCTCGAAATGCCGGTTGACCGATTGCGCCCAGGTCAGGCCGAGATAACCTGATGTCATCAGGAGATAGCCGATAAAGACGACCCAATCGGGCTGCGGCGCCCAGTGGAAACGTCCGTCATCGAATGCGCCGACCGGAAGAATGGCAGCAAGGAGAACGATCGTCAGCGTCGCCACCACGGCGTCCCAGGATTTGGTACCCTTCTGGTATCGGCTGCGCGCCGCAAACAGCTCCGGATTCGTCCGCCAGATCCAGATGATTGCGACAGCAGTCAGCACAAGGAACAGGCCGAGAAAAATCCAGCCGCGCGGCCAGTCGAGCGTGCCGGCCGGCCAGAACAGCGCTACAAACATCACGGCAATGGTGATGGCGAGCGATCCGAGCGATGGCGCCGCGGCGAATGAGTGACCGGGCCGGATGTCCCGCTGTATCATGATCGCTCTCCGTTCCATTACAGCGCCGAGCGTCCTTTTAGACGCGCAGAAGGACGCTGCACATGGCGGATTTCATTGAAAAAATCGCCTTACTCGGCGGCTTCGAGAAATTGGCTGTTTCGTGAGGATGAGGCAAGAGCCTGAACCCTGGCCTCGGCCTTCGCGATCAGCTGATAGAATTCGTCCTGCGCTTCGACATCCAATTGAATGACGGCATTGACGTCATCAGGCGTATCGCAAACGCAGGCGACCGCAGAAATCGGACAGATGCCGCCGGGATAACGCCTGCCGGCGCCCGTATAGGCGCGACGTCCCCAACGCTCGGAATAGACCGTCTCTTCCCGCTCAAGCTGCAGGATCGTTCCCTTGCAGGCGGTCACGATAGCCGCCTTGCCGTAGGCGAACCAGTGATAGTTCAGCCTCCGGAGAATATATTTGCCGGTGATATCTTCGCCAGCCAGTTCGGCAGGGTTTTCAATCATTCTAATCATGACGGCTTCCTCAACGTTTAAACAATATCCGTCATGTCTTCGCGCGCAGCAAGTCAAAAAACGCTGCTTTTGGAGACACTTAGTCACAAAGTGTTTCCGATTCTTACATTAACCACGCGCTGAGCACCCCCTTGTGCACACAATTCTTCGTCGAATTTCCCGCAACCTGCTACCGATTTCGTCATTGTCCTATGTGGCAGTCACGTCAATGTCCCCTTGTGTTTTTCGGCGCGGGCTCGATATCTCTACCTAATTGGCCCGAAGACCACGCCGTTTTCATCCCGGAAAGCGGGCGGCTGGTTTGCCGGTTCGCCATGAGCATGATGCCGAAAAGTGTAAGCGGTTTTCGGATGACATCATGCTCTAACTCTTTCATTTAGAACAGGATTTAGGTTTTAGACCGATCCGGCCTAAAATGATCCTGTTCCAGCAGGAGAGCATCATGGTCGACGCGATCAACCCCATCTCCGCCACCGCCGCGTCCGAGCCCACCAAGGTCGGCACCAGCACCTCGATCGGCTCCGAACCAGACAATGCCTGGGTCGCCGCCCACCAGTCGCAGATCACCGCTGACCAGCTGGCAACGAAGAAGGCCGTGGAGAAGGAGGCCGCAAGTGGTCTCATCCCGCACGCGGATCTGATTGTCGAAAACGAGGAGCATCCGCAAAAGCGGCACGGGCATGCGGCATCGGGCGACGGGGAAGAGGCCGGCGACCAGGCGGAACAGCCGGTCTTGTCAGGCGAAAGCGATCGGATCGGCACCCGGAATTTCGACGACGACACGCCCTTCGGCGAGCGCGTCGCCATCATCTGATCGAAACGCAGACAGGAAACCGTCCGCGCGGTCATTTCGAGCCCGCAAGCTGGGCTTCGATCGCCGCCTTATCGATGACCGACCAGACCTCAATGATCTTGCCGCCGCGAAATTCGTAGATGACGTTCTCGGTGAAGGAAAGGCGTCTGCCGTTCACATCGAGGCCGAGGAATTTTGCCTTCGGCCTGCAATCGAAGCCGAGCCGGCAGGCGACGTATGGCGGATCGCAAAGCAGCATCAGCACCTTGAAATAGAGATCGGGAATCTCATCGAAGTCCCGCTCGAGCATGGCGACGTAACCCGGCAGCCCGAGCCGCCGGCCGTTATGAACCGCATCGTCGCCGACGAACTGCCCGAGATCGGGCCAGTCCTGCCTGTTCAAGCAGGCTATGTAGCCGCGATATATCTCCGCGAGTTCGGTTTTCGTCACGCGATCGCCCCTGGCTTGGTTTCTCAGGCAAAGATGGCGCCGGGGCACTTGCCAGCGGCGAACGCGCCGCCTCGAGAATTTCCGTTCAAGAGAACTCGCCTGCACGCCCGCAAGGGCGGCAATGACGGTCCCGGCAAGGGCGGCTCTGAATCTAAGCCGGGCTAACCCGATCGGCGAAAAGAAAGTGAGAGGCGAGGAAGCTTACGCCGCGCAGGCCTCGCACAATCCGCGGATCTCGATCGTCGTCTTTTCCGGCTTGAACTTCTGCCCCCGCACCCATTCCATCAGCCGGTGGTCGACCTCGTGGTCGTGGAACTCCGTCACCTGACCGCAGCTTTCGCAGATGGCGAAGGCGACGATGCCGTGGCTGTGGCAGTCGTCGCCCGGATGGGCACAGGCGACGAAGGAGTTGATGCTTTCGAGCCGGTGCACAACGCCATATTCGAGTAGCTTCTCCAGCGCCCGGTATACTTGCAGCGGAGCGCGAAAACCGTGGTCGCGCAGCTTGTCGAGAATGGTGTAGGCGCTGAGCGGCCCATCGGCCTTTTCGAGCACGTCGAAAACAAGCGACTGGTTCTTGGTCAATTGCGGTGTCGTCATGAGCCTTGTCCTTGCATGACCGCGCGGTGGCGCCTGACGGGAAGCAGGCTGAGAATGAAGAGGATCAGTGCCGCGACCACGATCGAGGGGCCGGAGGGCGTGTCGTAGGTGAGTGAACCGAACAGCCCGCCGACGACGGCCGCCGCTCCGATCAGCGAGGCGAGCACCGCCATGATTTCCGGCGTCGGCGAGAAGCGCCGCGCCGCGGCCGCCGGTATAATCAGCAGCGAGGTGATCAGCATGATGCCGACGATCTTCATGGCAATGGCGATGACGACGGCCATCAGCAGCATAAAGAACAGCCGCGCCCGCTCGGGCTTCAGCCCCTCGGCCTCGGCGAGCTCGGCATTGACCGTTGCGGCCAAGAGCGGCCGCCAGAGCCAGGCCATTGCCACGAGCACAAAGAGCCCGCCGCCCCAGATCAGTGCGATGTCGGTGGTGGAAACGGCAAGGATATCGCCGAACAGGAAGGCGATGAGATCGATCCGCACCCAGCTCATGAAGGCGACCATGACGAGGCCGATCGCAAGGGTCGCATGCGAGAGGATGCCGAGCAGCGCATCGGCCGACAGCGCCTGGCGCTTCTGCAGGAAGAGCAGCAGCACCGACACGAGGGCGGCGACGGCAAAGACAGCCAGCGTCAGGTTGAGTTCGAAAAGCAGTGACAGTGCGACGCCGAGCAGCGCTGAATGGGCAATCGTGTCGCCGAAATAGGCCATGCGCCGCCAGATGATGAAGCAGCCGAGCGGCCCTGTCGTCAGCGCCAGACCAACGCCGGCAAGAATGGCGCGCACGAAGAAGTCGTCAAGCATGGCGGTCCTCCGTGGCATGGGTATGCGGATGGTCATGTTCGTGGTGGTGCCCATCATGACCATTGTCGTGCTCACGACTGTGGTCATGCGCGTGATGCCCGTCATCGGGATGGCAATGGTCGGTCACCGTGCCGTCGGCATGTTGCACGCGGCCGTCCGGCAGATGCGTATGATCGTGGTGATGGCTATAGACGGCAAGCGTCTGCGCCGCCCGGCTGCCGAACAGCTGCACATATTCCGGGCTGCGGCTGACCGACTCTGGCGTGCCGCGGCAGCAGACATGACCGTTGAGGCAGATGACCGTGTCGGTCTCGGCCATGACGACGTGGAGATCGTGCGAAATCAGCAGGATGCCGCAGCCCGTCGAATTGCGGATCGACTTGATCAGGTCGTAGAGGGCGATCTCGCCGGAAAAATCGACCCCCTGCACCGGCTCGTCGAGGACCAGCAGATCGGGCTTGCGGGCAATCGCCCGGGCCATCAGCGCCCGCTGGAATTCGCCGCCGGAGAGGTGCTGGACCTCGGCATCGAGCATATGGGCAATGCCGGCGGATTCGAGCGCCGAGAGCATATCGCGCTCCGGCAGCGGTCCGGTCAGCGTCATCAGCCGGCGCACCGAAAGCGGCAGCGTCCAGTCGATCGCGAGCTTCTGCGGGACATAGCCGACCTTGAGGCCGGCTTTGCGCTCCACCCTGCCCTCGTCGGGCTTCAACACACCGATCGCCGCCTTGGCGCTGGTCGATTTGCCCGAGCCGTTCGGCCCGATCAGCGTAACGATCTCGCCGCGCGAGACGGAAAAATCGACACCGCGCACCAGCCAACGACCACTGCGTAGAATGCCGACATCTTCAAGCGAAACCAGCGGTTCGGCCCTGATACCGGCGGGGGTCTTTGCGGGAGAGAGCATCAAATTTTCCGAAAGTGCTGTTGCGTCCTGCTATTGCACACGTTATAGCATAACGCAATTGATGTAATAACATAACAACTGCAATTCAAGCGGAGCATATTGATGAAACGCGCCTTGGGGCCTGCCCTCAAAATCTTGGCCCTCAGAATGCCGGCCCTCGCAATCCCGGTCCTGGCGATCTCCACCCTGCTCTTTTCCGGCACCATGCGGGCAGCCGATGCACCCGTCGTCGTCACCTCGATCAAGCCGATCCATTCGCTGGTTTCGGCGATCATGCAGGGTGTCGGCGAACCTGAATTGATCGTCGCTGGCGCCGCCTCCCCGCATACCTACAATCTGAAGCCATCGAATGCCCGCGCCCTGCAGGACGCCAAGGTAATCTTCTGGGTCGGCCCCGGCCTTGAGGCCTTCCTCGAAAAGCCGCTGCAGGCGCTGGGCCGGGATGCCAGCATCGCTGCTCTCGACGACGCGCCCGGCCTCGTCAAGCTGCCTTTCCGCGAAGGCGGCGCATTCGAGCCGCATGATGACGCCCCGGAGCACGAAAGTGCTTCCGGTCAGCATGATGAGGCTGACGCCGCACATGATGCTGATCCCGGGCACACCAGTGACCACGACCATGACCATGACCACGATACATTCGACACCCATCTCTGGCTCGACCCGATGAACGCCAAGGCCATGGCGGCCATGATCACCACGACGTTGGTCGCCGCCGATCCCGCCAATGCTCTGACCTATCAGGGCAACGCCAAGGCGCTGGACGACAGGCTGGATGCGCTCGATACCGAGATCAAGGGCATGGTCGCTCCCGTCAAGGACAAGCCCTTCATCGTCTTCCACGACGCCTACCAATATTTCGAGCACCGCTACGGTATCCGCGTCGCCGGCTCGATCACCGTCAGCCCGGAAACCATTCCCGGCGCCGAGCGTGTTTCGGAAATCCACCGCAGGGTCGGCGAACTCGGCGCCACCTGCGTCTTTGCCGAGCCGCAGTTCGAGCCGCGCCTCGTCAATGTCGTCATCGAAGGCACGCGCGCCAAGTCAGGCGTGCTCGATCCCGAAGCGGCAACGCTGAAGGCCGGTCCCGATCTCTACTTCAACCTCATGCGCGGCATCGCCAACAGCATGAAGGACTGCCTCTCCAGCGCATGACTCTCATGCGCCGCTCCGCGCGTCCTGCCGGACACGCGACGCTCCAGGGAGAGCTGAGGCGGAAAAAGGCGGACAACCCCGTTCCGCCTTTTTTCGGACCGTCAAATGTAATGATATAACATTAATAAGACTCTGATGAGGTTCCCATGGACATTAGACTTCCCGTCACGGTGCTTTCAGGCTTCCTCGGCGCCGGCAAGACGACGCTGCTCAACCACGTGCTGACCAATCGCGAAGGCTTACGCGTCGCGGTTATCGTCAACGACATGAGCGAGGTGAATATCGATGCCGCCCTGGTGCGCGACGGCGGCGCCAATCTCTCCCGCACCGAGGAACAGCTCGTCGAGATGACCAATGGCTGCATCTGCTGCACGCTGCGCGACGATCTGCTGAAGGAGGTGCGCCAACTCGCCGATCAGGGCCGCTTCGATTACCTCTTGATCGAATCGACCGGCATCGCCGAGCCCCTGCCCGTCGCCACCACCTTCGAATTTCGCGACGAGAATGGCCAAAGCCTTTCCGATGTCGCAAGGCTCGACACCATGGTGACCGTCGTCGACGCCGCCAATCTGCTTGCCGATTATGCCTCGGCCGATTTCCTCGCCGACCGCGGAGAAACGGCCGGCGACGGCGACAACAGAACCATCGTCGACCTGCTCGTCGAGCAGATCGAATTCGCCGATGTCGTGGTGCTGAACAAGATCGGCACGGCAACCAAGGAAGAGCGCGACGCCGCGCGCAAGATCATCACCGGCCTCAACCCGGATGCGAAGCTGATCGAGGCGGATTTCGGCAAGGTCGCCTTGAAAGACGTGCTCGGTACCGGCCGCTTCGATATCGACAAGGCCGAGACCCATCCGCTCTGGTACAAGGAACTGCACGGTTTCCGCGACCACGTGCCGGAGACCGAGGAATATGGCATTCGCTCCTT
The Rhizobium leguminosarum DNA segment above includes these coding regions:
- a CDS encoding gamma carbonic anhydrase family protein, producing the protein MPVYALGGSTPKLPAAGLYWIAPDANIIGQIELGENVGIWFGAVLRGDNEPITVGKGTNIQEGVMAHTDIGFPLTTGKGCTIGHHAILHGCTIGNNTLIGMGATILNGAKIGNNCLVGANALVTEGKEFPDNSLIVGAPARAVRVLDEAAIEAIRRSAENYVANWQRFARDLKQIG
- a CDS encoding IS256 family transposase, translating into MTKTEDKTAVATVKDILLSNPDGLHEVLRAVMQEVLEAEMDEALGAAKGERTPERLGYRSGHYGRTLITRVGKLELRVPQDRSGHFSTELFERYQRSERALVATLAEMYVQGVSTRKVKAITEELCGHAFSASSISAINKRLDESLKAFACRPLQEPFPYLILDARYEKVREGGVVRSQAVLIAVGIDWDGRRQILSVEMAGRESRSAWKDFLLGLKARGLKGVEFVVSDDHAGLVAAIGEVIPEAAWQRCYVHFLRNALDHLPRKHGDDCLQELRWIYDRRDLAEAKTDLSAWLGKWSGKYPRLTGWVEEAIEQTLTFFRLPRTHHKHLKSTNMLERLNEEIRRRTYVVRIFPNTESCLRLVRALAVETHENWMEANRYINMDDLREHKKLALRNAA
- a CDS encoding methyltransferase family protein translates to MIQRDIRPGHSFAAAPSLGSLAITIAVMFVALFWPAGTLDWPRGWIFLGLFLVLTAVAIIWIWRTNPELFAARSRYQKGTKSWDAVVATLTIVLLAAILPVGAFDDGRFHWAPQPDWVVFIGYLLMTSGYLGLTWAQSVNRHFEPTVRITADRDHKVIDTGPYAVIRHPGYATAIVLSAGMALSLGSLYALIPAGLLVVVLFGRTLGEEAELRKGLEGYAEYMERVRWRWIPGVW
- a CDS encoding ester cyclase → MTKTELAEIYRGYIACLNRQDWPDLGQFVGDDAVHNGRRLGLPGYVAMLERDFDEIPDLYFKVLMLLCDPPYVACRLGFDCRPKAKFLGLDVNGRRLSFTENVIYEFRGGKIIEVWSVIDKAAIEAQLAGSK
- a CDS encoding Fur family transcriptional regulator — translated: MTTPQLTKNQSLVFDVLEKADGPLSAYTILDKLRDHGFRAPLQVYRALEKLLEYGVVHRLESINSFVACAHPGDDCHSHGIVAFAICESCGQVTEFHDHEVDHRLMEWVRGQKFKPEKTTIEIRGLCEACAA
- the znuB gene encoding zinc ABC transporter permease subunit ZnuB, translated to MLDDFFVRAILAGVGLALTTGPLGCFIIWRRMAYFGDTIAHSALLGVALSLLFELNLTLAVFAVAALVSVLLLFLQKRQALSADALLGILSHATLAIGLVMVAFMSWVRIDLIAFLFGDILAVSTTDIALIWGGGLFVLVAMAWLWRPLLAATVNAELAEAEGLKPERARLFFMLLMAVVIAIAMKIVGIMLITSLLIIPAAAARRFSPTPEIMAVLASLIGAAAVVGGLFGSLTYDTPSGPSIVVAALILFILSLLPVRRHRAVMQGQGS
- the znuC gene encoding zinc ABC transporter ATP-binding protein ZnuC: MLSPAKTPAGIRAEPLVSLEDVGILRSGRWLVRGVDFSVSRGEIVTLIGPNGSGKSTSAKAAIGVLKPDEGRVERKAGLKVGYVPQKLAIDWTLPLSVRRLMTLTGPLPERDMLSALESAGIAHMLDAEVQHLSGGEFQRALMARAIARKPDLLVLDEPVQGVDFSGEIALYDLIKSIRNSTGCGILLISHDLHVVMAETDTVICLNGHVCCRGTPESVSRSPEYVQLFGSRAAQTLAVYSHHHDHTHLPDGRVQHADGTVTDHCHPDDGHHAHDHSREHDNGHDGHHHEHDHPHTHATEDRHA
- a CDS encoding zinc ABC transporter substrate-binding protein, which gives rise to MKRALGPALKILALRMPALAIPVLAISTLLFSGTMRAADAPVVVTSIKPIHSLVSAIMQGVGEPELIVAGAASPHTYNLKPSNARALQDAKVIFWVGPGLEAFLEKPLQALGRDASIAALDDAPGLVKLPFREGGAFEPHDDAPEHESASGQHDEADAAHDADPGHTSDHDHDHDHDTFDTHLWLDPMNAKAMAAMITTTLVAADPANALTYQGNAKALDDRLDALDTEIKGMVAPVKDKPFIVFHDAYQYFEHRYGIRVAGSITVSPETIPGAERVSEIHRRVGELGATCVFAEPQFEPRLVNVVIEGTRAKSGVLDPEAATLKAGPDLYFNLMRGIANSMKDCLSSA
- the zigA gene encoding zinc metallochaperone GTPase ZigA; its protein translation is MDIRLPVTVLSGFLGAGKTTLLNHVLTNREGLRVAVIVNDMSEVNIDAALVRDGGANLSRTEEQLVEMTNGCICCTLRDDLLKEVRQLADQGRFDYLLIESTGIAEPLPVATTFEFRDENGQSLSDVARLDTMVTVVDAANLLADYASADFLADRGETAGDGDNRTIVDLLVEQIEFADVVVLNKIGTATKEERDAARKIITGLNPDAKLIEADFGKVALKDVLGTGRFDIDKAETHPLWYKELHGFRDHVPETEEYGIRSFVYREKRPFHPAKLQAFLDRTWPGVVRAKGFFWLATRPHHVGEISQAGAIVRTGKMGLWWAAVPREQWPEEPAFMRAIGPYLDPVWGDRRQEIVFIGADPMDEAWIRKELDACLIRTDVFAPERWRDLPDPFASWNRQAA